The Carassius carassius chromosome 16, fCarCar2.1, whole genome shotgun sequence genome window below encodes:
- the si:dkey-172o19.2 gene encoding nuclear factor interleukin-3-regulated protein, producing the protein MSATSSPEHLADACLPSSTGELLTSKDDPGDLRRLLPLTGSSVLARRLFHLQSYRNPLMPNRRRKREMTPTEKKDASYWVKRKKNNEAAKRSREKRRLNDFMLEGQLMALSEENAQLRTEVLSLQYHMGIGRCLDASHPMVPFHYPVASHLKPSLWGLPTSNAPEAPEPYQSWHGSSPFISPLRVPPKSANLPSQISHLNNNSADPVEADTASHPHVSSSNDPPSHPQLFPAQRASAASPPPPRLLPGLSQSATQHSNQMLPWGSSSLRPSPLHPNWPLSFPLSLRDTDGSRNGVRSLWNFNSRYSMLSAEISGQLRRIFCSENS; encoded by the coding sequence ATGAGTGCCACGAGTAGTCCCGAGCATCTAGCAGACGCTTGTCTCCCGTCCTCCACCGGCGAGCTCTTGACAAGCAAAGACGACCCTGGAGATCTGAGAAGGCTTCTGCCACTCACCGGCTCATCTGTACTGGCACGACGACTGTTCCACCTCCAGTCATACCGCAACCCACTCATGCCCAACAGACGACGTAAACGAGAGATGACTCCCACTGAGAAAAAGGATGCCTCGTATTGGGTGAAACGGAAGAAGAACAACGAGGCCGCCAAGCGTTCCAGAGAGAAGCGACGACTCAACGACTTCATGCTGGAGGGGCAACTAATGGCTCTAAGCGAGGAGAACGCCCAGCTAAGGACCGAGGTGCTGAGTTTGCAGTATCACATGGGGATTGGCCGATGTCTGGATGCCAGTCATCCCATGGTGCCCTTCCACTATCCTGTTGCGTCCCATCTCAAGCCTTCCCTGTGGGGTTTGCCTACCAGTAATGCTCCAGAAGCTCCAGAGCCGTATCAATCTTGGCACGGCTCATCTCCATTCATCTCGCCCCTGAGGGTGCCTCCTAAAAGTGCCAACTTACCTTCACAGATTAGCCATTTGAACAACAACAGTGCTGACCCAGTAGAGGCAGACACAGCATCTCACCCACATGTCTCTTCCAGCAACGACCCACCAAGCCACCCACAACTGTTTCCGGCCCAGAGAGCATCTGCGGCCTCACCACCCCCTCCTCGTCTCCTGCCTGGGCTGAGCCAGTCTGCCACCCAGCACAGCAACCAGATGCTTCCTTGGGGCTCGTCGTCTTTGCGTCCATCTCCCCTTCATCCCAACTGGCCGCTGTCCTTCCCTCTGTCGCTACGAGACACAGACGGATCTCGTAATGGCGTACGGTCCCTGTGGAACTTCAACAGCAGGTACAGCATGCTGTCTGCAGAGATCTCAGGACAGCTCAGAAGAATCTTTTGCTCGGAGAACTCTTAA